One Aegilops tauschii subsp. strangulata cultivar AL8/78 chromosome 7, Aet v6.0, whole genome shotgun sequence genomic window carries:
- the LOC109732456 gene encoding uncharacterized protein — MATAALRFPPFLSSRAAPTTTAATCTRRTAPATLRVAALPDSASAPTSTSEERPEFSPSAGFAPPVPKRFAVKDGQLGSVAGAALALPFRLGTGLFVLGYSVSLVSADKIPSDQYSLGFLGLKVKETSKIDQCRRPEKPIEIYEFEGCPFCRKVREMVSVLDLDVLFYPCPQKGPTFRPKVLEMGGKKQFPYMVDPNTGVAMYESDAIIKYLADTYGDGTVPIMLSLGLFTTITAGLAMIWRVWKGSSYTVSKLPPQPIEIWAYEGSPFCKLAREALVELELPHLLHSCARGNPKRQEIFKKHGIFQAPYIEDPNTGVKMFESAEIIEYLRATYSLYPQYQNL, encoded by the exons ATGGCCACGGCGGCGCTCCGCTTCCCGCCGTTCCTCTCCTCGCGCGCCGCGCCtaccaccaccgccgccacctGCACCCGGAGGACGGCGCCAGCCACCCTCAGGGTCGCCGCGCTGCCGGACTCCGCCTCCGCCCCAACCTCTACCTCTGAAGAGCGGCCGGAGTTCTCGCCGTCGGCAGGGTTCGCGCCTCCGGTGCCCAAGCGCTTCGCGGTCAAGGATGGCCAGCTCGGCAGCGTCGCCGGCGCGGCCCTCGCGCTGCCTTTTCGCCTCGGCACCGGCCTCTTCGTCCTAGG ATACTCGGTATCACTAGTCTCCGCTGATAAAATACCCTCAGACCAATATTCTCTGGGATTTCTTG GTCTGAAGGTGAAGGAGACCTCAAAGATAGATCAGTGCCGTCGACCAGAAAAACCTATTGAGATATACGAGTTTG AGGGCTGTCCATTTTGTCGAAAG GTGAGAGAGATGGTATCTGTCTTGGACCTTGATGTTTTATTTTACCCCTGTCCTCAAAAGGGGCCAACATTTCGTCCAAAGGTTTTAGAGATGGGTGGGAAGAAACAGTTCCCTTACATG GTGGATCCAAACACAGGAGTTGCCATGTATGAATCAGATGCCATTATAAAATACCTTGCAGACACATACG GTGATGGAACTGTCCCGATTATGCTATCGCTTGGTCTATTTACG ACAATAACAGCAGGGCTTGCTATGATTTGGCGTGTATGGAAG GGATCTTCCTACACTGTTTCAAAGCTTCCACCCCAGCCGATAGAGATCTGGGCATACGAG GGATCTCCTTTCTGTAAATTAGCACGAGAGGCCCTTGTTGAATTGGAGTTGCCACACTTGCTACACAG CTGTGCTCGTGGCAACCCCAAGCGACAGGAAATTTTCAAGAAACATGGCATTTTCCAG GCGCCTTATATTGAGGATCCTAACACGGGGGTGAAGATGTTCGAAAGCGCTGAGATCATAGAGTACCTAAGGGCAACATATTCCCTCTATCCTCAGTACCAAAATCTCTGA